The Pedosphaera parvula Ellin514 nucleotide sequence TCCTGATGCGAAAGTCGATCCTTCCGTGAAGGTCGGCCCCTATGCCGTGATTGACGGACAAGTAAGCGTGGGCCCGAATTGCGTGATCGGCCCGCATGTGCATTTGACAGGCGTCACCACGATCGGAACTGGCAACCAATTCCATACCGGCTGCGTTATTGGTGATGCACCTCAGGATTTGAGGTACAAGGAGGAACCCACCCGTGTTCGTATCGCCGACAACAACGTGTTCCGCGAACATGTCACGGTGCATCGCTCCAGTAAGTTGCAGGAGGATACCGTCATCGGCTCAAATAATTTTCTCATGGCCGGAAGCCATGTTGGTCATAACTGCTCGGTTGGCAACTACGTCATCATAGCCAACGGAGCACTTTTGGGCGGCCACGTGACCGTGCACGACCGGGCTTTCATTTCCGGCAACTGTCTGGTCCACCAGTTTGTCCGCATCGGTACCATGGCCCTGATGCAAGGTGGCTCGGCCATCAGCAAGGATTTACCTCCCTTTGCCATCGCCAGAGGTCATAATGGTATGTGTGGTTTAAATGCAGTGGGGATGCGACGCGCGGGTATTGCTGCCCTGGAGCGCTTGGAACTAAAACGACTTTACCTTTTGCTGTTCAGGAGTGGAAAGAAACTGTCCGTTGCAATTGAGGAAGTCCGACAGGAATTCGTTAGTCCTGCATCCAAAACCATGCTGGAGTTCGTGGCTGGCAGCAAACGTGGCATTTGTGCTGATACAAGCAGGCGTTCCTCTCCGACCACTGAATCCGAAGCGGAACCGTAGATGCATCCAAGTGGCAAGGCAATGGAAAGCATTCTTTCGGATATACATCCCTATCCATAAGAAGCTTACGCTATTCATCCGCCTCTCTGAATGAACGTTTCCTCACTCGCCGCTGTCTTAGATAAGAACTTTGACTCGTTTTTCTGATCACGCTACGATCAGGTTCGCTGATGGACTGCTCGTTACATAATTCAAAAGGCCGGTTAGCCCTGACTTTGGCGGTTCTGGGCCTGCTGGGCGTCGGCGCTGCTTTTGCTGGCGATAAAAAAGGACAAAAAATTGAGTTTTCCGATCCTGTCGCTGGCTCCCAGACCACGACCAACATGGGTAATTTGGAGTCCGGCAACTCAAAATTAAAACCGATAGAGAGGGATTCATTCAGACCATCGGATTTTTTCCAGCCTCAGAATGACGCCCTAACGCATTTTCGGCCGCCAGTACAGCAGCATCTCGATAAACACACGCTCGAACAGTTGCAGAAGCGCAGAAACTGGGCTTTCACTGACTCCGAATTGCTTTCCCCGAATGCCACCATGGAAAGCATGATGGGACTTAAGTCAGAAGGAGCTGACACTCTCCAAAAGAAATCGCTTTCTCCTGTGGAAAAGTATTATGAAAGCCTGAATCCAAAGCAGAAACCCTCCAACAATCCAGGAGCAGAGAACTTCGAAATGAACCAGGCCAGGGAACTTTCAGGAACCAATGGCATGGACCGATTCCAATCAGGATCTGATTCTGCCCAGAAAAATGTATTCTCCAAGGAATACCAAAACCCCTTTGCCCAGGAACCCGCCAACAGTGTGGCCACTTTCGGCAGCCCTGCCTTTATCCAATCGAAGCGGGACCAGCTTCAACTCCAGCATCGGCAGGACTTTGAGAAAATACTCACCAACACTCCCAGCACTCCTATTGTTAATCCATACGCTGATCAGGCAGGCTTTGCCCAGCACCCGAATTCTGCGCTAATTGATAACAGTCAACCCTTACAGCCGCACTATACACTCAGTCCTTTTCAGGGAGTTGCTGCCTCCCCAAAGTTCCATTCACAAACCACAATGGATCCGACCGCAAAAGCACTTGGCTTGACCGATCCTTCCTTCTTGCCAAAACCGGAAGCCGCTCCCAAAACGCCACCGCCCTCGGCTTTTGTAAATCCGCTCTTCAAAAGATCTTTTTAGAGGGGATCGTTTCCTACAATTCCCATTGCATTACCGGCACAACCGTTTCAGCAGGTAATATCGTTTTTGGAGGAATGTCCACGAGGCCATTTGCCTCAGCTAATGAACCCAGCATATGCGAGGCCTGGACTCCGGCGGAATGCACTCGCCCGGCCCCGTTGATTGTTACCCTCACAAAGTGACGGCGATCGCCACTGTTCGACAGCGGTTCATCCAGAATTCCCTGCTGAGTCCGCAATCCTGTAATGCTCGCACCTTGCCAGTATCTGAGCGCTGGCCGCACCAGTAGAAGGAAAGTCACAAACGCAGAAACGGGGTTCCCCGGCAGACCGAAAAGAAATTTTTCCCCGCAACGACCGAATACAAACGGCCTGCCCGGCTTGATTGATACCTTCCAAAACTGAAGATTACCCCCGAGTTGCTCGAAGGCGCTTTTCACGAAATCCATCTCCCCGACCGAGACGCCGCCTGAGGTCACCACCAGATCACATTCACACAGGGCTTTTTCAAGGGCTGCTTGTGTGGCAGATGAACTATCAACGACCAGGGGATACACGCGCGGAATGGCTCCGCCTTGTTCGAGCAGGGGGGCAAGCATTTGGCGATTGCTCTCGTAGATTTTTCCGGGCGGCAATGGTTGACCAGGCTCAACCAACTCAGACCCGGTCGCGAGGAGTCCGACAACGGGGCGTCTGCCAACCGTTACTTCATTCACACCGAGAGCCGCAATCAGGCCCAACAGTTGAGGAGAAATGACATTACCTTTTTGACCGATCGACACCCCAGTCTTGATGTCCTCACCTTGCAGCCGGACATTTTCCCAGGGTTTCACCGCATCAAGGCACAAAATCCTTCCGCTGTCAGCGTCGTCAGCAACTGTGTCCTCTTGCATGAGGACAGCATCCGCTCCTTTCGGCAGTGGTGAGCCGGTGAAGAGACGAACGCATGTGCCCGGCACAACATCGCCGGAAAACATTTCGCCGGCGGCAACCCGGCCAATCACGTGCAATGCAACCGGAGATTTCGAATTCGCCGTTCGGACATCTTCAGCACGGACGGCGTAACCGTCCATGGCCGAATTATCGAACACTGGAAGGTTGATGGGGGCGAAAAGACCTTCTGCCAGTACGCGTTGTCTGGCTCCCGAGAGCGGCACAGTTTCGATCCCTCCCTGCGGCAGGACGGACAGGATGCGCTCCACGGCATCTTCAAGTTCGAGCATGGAGCAATACTTGATTCAAAAAGCTGGATTGTCGAATCCGGATTTTACCTTTCGATGCTCATTTGAGCTCACCTGCAACTCCCCTCAGAAATCCTGCCAGGCATCCGGGATGATCAGGTGTCCGGCAATTTTTCAATCCACCTGCCTGCGTCAGGTTAGTGACTCTGCGTGAGCACCATCACCTGTTCAAGGGTGGACACGCCGTCACGCGCGCGATCCAGGGCCGCCATGCGCAGGGTTCTCATCCCTTGCGCGATGGCAATTTTTCCCATCTCACGGGTATTGGCACGTGCAATGACCAGCTTGCGAATTTCATCGGATATCGTCATCGCTTCAATAATGGCCAGTCGTCCCGAGTATCCGGAACCCTTGCACCGTTCGCAACCACGCCCGCGTTGCAATGTCACCCCGTCGAAGATTCCAGGATCAATGTTTAGGTCTTGATACATCTTTTCGTTGTAGGTAACCGGTTCCTTGCAATGGGAACAAATGCGTCGCATCAGGCGTTGTGCGCAGGTCAGGACGACCGATGAGGAAATCAAGAATGGAGCAATACCCATGTCATCCAAGCGCACAATGGCGCCCGGTGCATCATTACAATGCATGGTGCTCAACACCTGGTGACCGGTCAGCGCTGCCTCAACTGCAATTTCCGCTGTCTCGGTATCGCGAATTTCACCGATCATCACGATGTCCGGGTCTTGACGGAGAATGGACCGTAACGCGTTGGCAAAGGTCAGCCCGATTTCCTTTTTCACCGGCACCTGATTAATCCCCGGAAGCTGGAACTCCACCGGGTCTTCGACAGTAACAATGTTGTAGACCGGGCTGTTCAGTTCGTTCAGCGCTGAATAAAGCGTGGTGGTTTTGCCGGAACCAGTCGGGCCGGTGACCAGAATCAAACCGTGCGGGGAGTCCACCGCCGCCTTGAATTGCTGGAAGGTATCCGGGTCCAGTCCAAGCTTATCCAAACTGGCCGACAGATTGGATTTATCGAGCACACGCAGCACGCACTTTTCCCCGTGCACCGTGGGCAGGAAGGAGACACGCAGGTCGTAATCCTTGCCGCTGACCTTCACCCGCATACGTCCATCCTGCGGCAGTCGGCGTTCGGCGATATCCAGGCTGCTCATGATCTTGAGTCGTGAAGCCAGCGCCAATTGCATCTGTTTCGGCGGAGGTGTCACGTCCAGCAGCGCACCATCAACGCGGTAACGAAGCCGGATTACCTTTTCAAACGGTTCAATATGGATGTCGCTCGCGCGGTCCTTGATTGCCTGCACCAGAATGAGGTTCGCCAGCTTGATCACCGGCGCTTCTTCGCTGGAAGCCGCCAGTTGATCCAGGTTGACATCCTCGACTGCTATCCCTGACACCTCTATGTTGTCCGGATCCTTTTCCTCCTCAGCCGCCTTTTTGGCATCATCAATGATGTCCTGCATGCTGCCGCTCTTCGAGGCATCAATGTTGCTAAGCTTATCGATGATCGACTTCTCGGAAGCGATCATGGGCACCACATCCAGCTTCGTCAGACGCTTGACGTCATCGATGGCCAACACGTTGAGCGGGTCAGCCATTGCCAGGAACAACTTGTTTTCCAGGCGGGAAACGGGAATCACCTTGTAATTGTGTGCGACTTCCCTCGGCAAAAGGTCTGCCACTTCCGGAATAATGCTAATACGGCTAAGATTGATGGGCGGTGTATTCAATACACGCCCCATCGACACGGTCATGTCCTGCTCGGATACAATGGCTTTTTCCACCACCAATTTCAGCAGGCGGGTGCCTTCCTTTTTCTGCTGCTCCAACAGTTCTTCAACCTGTTTGGACGTCAACAGCCCATCTTCCACCAACGCATCAGCAATGCGTTCTCCAAATGATTTGATGACTGGGGGCATGGTTTAAATAAATGAGTTAACGGAACACCTTACGAAGATATTTCACAATTTCAGCCGGGGGCGCCAGGTACCAGAGCAACCGGTTTTGGGTGGCCTCCGCCAGATCCTTGGCCGCTTGACGGTTAAAAGGGTTGGCTGTGGCCACAAAAATGGTTTTGCTCATCTTATCGAAAGGAAGAATGCACCAGCGCCGGCATATCTCAGCCGGAAATTTGCGCGCCAATTCCATATCCAGGTCATACTTCTCAATTGGCACGTAGGCATGACGGGATCTTTCGACGAGAATCCGCAGGCTTTTTTCGGATGGCATTATACCCTTGTCGCCCAACAGCTGAATGAATGGCTCGCTAACCCCAATCGGTGGCACAGACAGGTCCGGCGTGCTCCAGCACAAATCAAAGTCGCCGGCCGAGATGAGCCTGCCCTCGACAAAGATCTTCTGCATGCTCTGGCGCCCATCATCAAAATCAACGGGCACCACTTTTCCTCCAACGCCTTTCTTGAATCGCGCTGCCGGGTCCGGTGCCGTGTCGATGATAACGGAATCAGACAGGGCCGGCGGAGCGGTAAAATTATTGGCCTTGATCTCAATTTCCTTGAGTGCCGCCTGCACATCGGGATCACCCGGATAACGCTGAAGAACAGTCTCGTACTCAAGAATGGCCGAGGAAAGCTGACCAAGTTGCACGTAGGCTTGGGCAATCCGTTTGGATGTGTTGATGACATCCTTTTCCCTTCCCAGCTTGAGATACGCTTCCTTCAGGATTTCCAATGATTGGTAATCCTGCGACTGCGATTGAGTGATGACTTCAAACATCTCAATCGTCTGCGCCAGCTGGGCCTCTTCGCTCGTGGTTAACGTGGCGGACATGCTAATTTATCTTTTTTGGACTATGATATCCTCGCCAGCACAAGGCTCGGCGGTTTCCGTACATCAATAAAACCGGTTCCAACGCAGCAAGTTCACTGCCACAAATTATAACAAAGAAATATTTAGGCTTCCTCCGGCCAAAGTGAGAACATGCTTGACTCTGCGGAATCCAGCAATTCAGTGTGGAATTGCATTATGGACCTAAAGTGAAGATGTTACTCGCGGAATTGCACTGGAATGCCAAATAAACGATGCAAAATTTGATTCCCACCATGCTGCCAGCTCCCGGCGAGCGACTCCAACGCTTCGTAGGCGACCGCATTCGCTTTACTCTGGCAGATTTTGCCGCAAAACCGATTCCAAAGGGGTGGCAGGCCCGATTGCGGACAAATCTGGGACGCGCCGAACTGGTGTGTAAAGAAATCATTCAGGCCCATACCAGAAAATTGCCGCCTGCTGCCGCTTCCTGGCATGACATTCCCATGAACCCGGACGGTCTGGGTTGGAGTCTGGAACTTCCTCTGACTGAAATTGGCTATTTTAAAGCCAAGGCTTATTTGATCGATCCCAAGGGATGGCAGCTCTGGCCGGAAGGGCCAGACATTGGCATCTCGGTTCATCCTGATGCCTGCCGCTCGGGCAATACCATTTATTGTGCTTTCACCCGTATGTTTGGTGAAAACAAGACGGCCATCCATACCGCAAACCCGAAATTGGATGAACAACTTAAGGAGCTGGATAACAAAGGCTATGCCGTTATTCCACCTTCGGGAAAATTCCGCGATCTCATCCACCAGTTGCCTCACATTATAGACACCTTGGGCTGCCGCATTCTCCACCTGTTGCCGGTCAATCCAACGCCCACCACTTTCGCTCGTTTTGGACGGTTCGGCAGTCCCTATGCCGCGCTTGACCTGACAGCCATCGACCCTGCTCTCGTTGAATTTGATCAACGCACCACCGGCATCGACCAATTCTGTGAACTCGCCTATGCCACCCATCTGAAAGGGGCTCGCGTTTTTCTGGATATTGTTATCAACCACACGGGTTGGGGCTCGCGATTGCAGGAAGAGAATCCTGAATGGTTCCTCCGCAACGAAAAGGGCTCATTCGTCAGCCCCGGAGCTTGGGGCACAATCTGGGAGGACCTGGTGGAGTTGGAACATAGCCATGTCGCTTTGTGGGATTCGATTGCCGAATCGCTTCTGATCTGGTGTCGTCGCGGCGTGGATGGCTTTCGCTGCGATGCCGGGTACAAAGTCCCCCTGCCCGCCTGGCAATATATCACCGCCCGCGTGCGCCAGCAGTTTCCGGAAACCGTGTTCCTCCTCGAAGGCCTGGGGGGTGCCTGGGAACTCACGGATCAATTGCTAGCCGAAGGTGGCATGCAGTGGGCCTATTCCGAACTTTTCCAAAATTATTCCCCCCTGCAGATTGCCGCGTACTTGGACCACAGCTTCAAGCAAAGCGAACGGATTGGCCTGCTCGTCCACTACAGCGAAACCCACGATAATGAGCGCCTCGCCAAACGCGGACGCACCTGGTCCCTGCTGCGCAATCAACTTTGCGCGCTCACCAGCATGAGTGGCGGCTTTGGCTTTACCTGCGGCGTGGAATGGCTCGCCCCGGAAAAAATCAATGTCCATTCCAATCGTGGCATGGCCTGGGGCAGCTCCGATAATATCATCCCGGAATTGGCGAAACTGAATTCCACGCTGCTCAACCACCCGTGTTTCTTTGACGGTGCCAAGCTCACCCGCTTGAGTCCGGTGGATTCCCCGGTCTACGTGCTTCGCCGTGACTCCGAGGAAGGCCGGGATTCC carries:
- a CDS encoding molybdopterin molybdotransferase MoeA, with translation MLELEDAVERILSVLPQGGIETVPLSGARQRVLAEGLFAPINLPVFDNSAMDGYAVRAEDVRTANSKSPVALHVIGRVAAGEMFSGDVVPGTCVRLFTGSPLPKGADAVLMQEDTVADDADSGRILCLDAVKPWENVRLQGEDIKTGVSIGQKGNVISPQLLGLIAALGVNEVTVGRRPVVGLLATGSELVEPGQPLPPGKIYESNRQMLAPLLEQGGAIPRVYPLVVDSSSATQAALEKALCECDLVVTSGGVSVGEMDFVKSAFEQLGGNLQFWKVSIKPGRPFVFGRCGEKFLFGLPGNPVSAFVTFLLLVRPALRYWQGASITGLRTQQGILDEPLSNSGDRRHFVRVTINGAGRVHSAGVQASHMLGSLAEANGLVDIPPKTILPAETVVPVMQWEL
- a CDS encoding GspE/PulE family protein, whose product is MPPVIKSFGERIADALVEDGLLTSKQVEELLEQQKKEGTRLLKLVVEKAIVSEQDMTVSMGRVLNTPPINLSRISIIPEVADLLPREVAHNYKVIPVSRLENKLFLAMADPLNVLAIDDVKRLTKLDVVPMIASEKSIIDKLSNIDASKSGSMQDIIDDAKKAAEEEKDPDNIEVSGIAVEDVNLDQLAASSEEAPVIKLANLILVQAIKDRASDIHIEPFEKVIRLRYRVDGALLDVTPPPKQMQLALASRLKIMSSLDIAERRLPQDGRMRVKVSGKDYDLRVSFLPTVHGEKCVLRVLDKSNLSASLDKLGLDPDTFQQFKAAVDSPHGLILVTGPTGSGKTTTLYSALNELNSPVYNIVTVEDPVEFQLPGINQVPVKKEIGLTFANALRSILRQDPDIVMIGEIRDTETAEIAVEAALTGHQVLSTMHCNDAPGAIVRLDDMGIAPFLISSSVVLTCAQRLMRRICSHCKEPVTYNEKMYQDLNIDPGIFDGVTLQRGRGCERCKGSGYSGRLAIIEAMTISDEIRKLVIARANTREMGKIAIAQGMRTLRMAALDRARDGVSTLEQVMVLTQSH
- the lpxA gene encoding acyl-ACP--UDP-N-acetylglucosamine O-acyltransferase; translated protein: MIHPTAIIHPDAKVDPSVKVGPYAVIDGQVSVGPNCVIGPHVHLTGVTTIGTGNQFHTGCVIGDAPQDLRYKEEPTRVRIADNNVFREHVTVHRSSKLQEDTVIGSNNFLMAGSHVGHNCSVGNYVIIANGALLGGHVTVHDRAFISGNCLVHQFVRIGTMALMQGGSAISKDLPPFAIARGHNGMCGLNAVGMRRAGIAALERLELKRLYLLLFRSGKKLSVAIEEVRQEFVSPASKTMLEFVAGSKRGICADTSRRSSPTTESEAEP
- a CDS encoding tetratricopeptide repeat protein — translated: MSATLTTSEEAQLAQTIEMFEVITQSQSQDYQSLEILKEAYLKLGREKDVINTSKRIAQAYVQLGQLSSAILEYETVLQRYPGDPDVQAALKEIEIKANNFTAPPALSDSVIIDTAPDPAARFKKGVGGKVVPVDFDDGRQSMQKIFVEGRLISAGDFDLCWSTPDLSVPPIGVSEPFIQLLGDKGIMPSEKSLRILVERSRHAYVPIEKYDLDMELARKFPAEICRRWCILPFDKMSKTIFVATANPFNRQAAKDLAEATQNRLLWYLAPPAEIVKYLRKVFR